The following proteins come from a genomic window of Drosophila sulfurigaster albostrigata strain 15112-1811.04 chromosome X, ASM2355843v2, whole genome shotgun sequence:
- the LOC133848384 gene encoding uncharacterized protein LOC133848384 produces the protein MWQFFVLIAGLCCLPLPSSAFWWPKATTETPRAQVLQQIPLTYFRTYTYQPLAGETFGVPLFGFGAAQTPLLSGRHYDPYAVTSYAAARRHDAATAGHKGDVTPPAMGGGGSGNGGSSNNLMPSTTPATTTTMTTTTSTTTPPPPPPPPTTTTTTTTTTSTTSAPPTTSTTEATSSSSSSSSSSSSAMRYAEYPAYTRRVSNLYNARPQYPYPDYFNYQPPSSLAEKSGSRIQFVPCMCPVSMPSMSTLSTLSLNSGASTERDRPLSNAVPLPPAAAAAVAEDAANVNLQARHMESEDSELEDETDAETDSDDEADADPTAVVPLVEDAAIAAVDGKVAFESHTTPTVDSNSLV, from the exons atgtgGCAATTTTTTGTG CTCATCGCTGGCCTTTGCTGCCTGCCGCTGCCGAGCAGCGCCTTCTGGTGGCCCAAGGCGACGAC TGAAACTCCACGCGCTCAGGTGCTGCAACAGATTCCGCTCACCTACTTCCGGACGTACACTTATCAGCCGCTGGCTGGCGAGACATTTGGAGTGCCGCTCTTTGGCTTTGGGGCAGCGCAGACGCCGCTGCTCTCGGGTCGTCACTACGATCCCTATGCGGTGACCAGCTATGCGGCAGCGCGACGACACGACGCAGCCACAGCTGGCCACAAGGGTGATGTGACGCCGCCGGCAATGGGCGGCGGTGGGAGTGGCaacggtggcagcagcaacaacttgatGCCGAGCACAACgccagcgacaacgacaacgatgacgacaacaacgagcacaacaacgccaccgccaccgcctccgccaccaacaacgacaaccacaacgacgacaacgacaagcaCAACAAGTGCGCCACCCACAACGAGCACAACAGAAGCCACATCCTCttcatcctcctcctcttcgtcCTCGTCCTCTGCAATGCGCTATGCCGAGTATCCAGCTTATACTCGACGTGTTAGCAATCTGTACAATGCACGTCCTCAGTATCCGTATCCCGATTACTTCAACTATCAGCCGCCGAGCTCGCTGGCAGAGAAGAGCGGCTCACGGATTCAGTTTGTGCCCTGCATGTGTCCCGTCAGCATGCCCAGCATGTCCACACTCTCCACACTCAGTCTGAACAGTGGAGCGAGCACCGAACGCGATCGTCCGCTTAGCAATGCTGTGCCTCTTCcccccgctgctgctgctgctgtggctgaaGATGCTGCGAATGTCAATTTGCAGGCACGTCACATGGAGAGCGAGGACTCCGAGCTGGAGGATGAGACGGATGCTGAAACTGATTCGGATGACGAAGCCGATGCTGATCCAACTGCAGTTGTGCCTCTAGTGGAAGACGCTGCCATCGCAGCTGTCGATGGCAAAGTTGCCTTCGAGTCGCACACCACGCCCACCGTCGACTCCAATAGTTTGGTTTAG
- the LOC133848847 gene encoding uncharacterized protein LOC133848847, with protein sequence MEMSATLASNCCNLMLWLLPLLLVLHGSSSWNGESYLDAAQRPLWILEDERNPSEDYETTTRRIRYASQRQDRQLPLRIVVRPDAAPPPLPPRLPHRVQLPSHYVPHHQQQQQQRRHKSMFRPRNEQRRRQPQSLPVFDNAPGDNALSATSYPIFVYNGTKGELLVNTMLSAQRYPMQEPVPGQVLYPPSTPMFRPKPLVERFRVPKQRQLLNLTLIPFYAHEAITLAPPPATSTSPSTTTTTSTAATTTTATTLAATPTTAVAVASVAAPEMTTAPTNSVTTPLPRPYETQLPPSKRRRHPKKTKHYNAYRSPQEVVQRPPVLRTSHALAAPNNHRQHHHHHQQTQTSSFDHALLADDELQSEMLDEEQVEEQEQDLSEEVPLEENHSSGSSSLQIVYMDDSLEATSSSTVVPSTVVQRQSSRYSLKREYFAFPVYTLGKLLQDPSSDKVKMGHIVELGDSSEPGDTWFIMNSRYKGPHRNAQNKSQSNYYTSKYVQNSKGTRT encoded by the exons ATGGAAATGTCGGCAACACTCGCgagcaactgttgcaacttgatgctttggctgctgccgctgctcttGGTGCTGCACGGCAGCTCAAGTTGGAATGGTGAGAGCTACTTGGATGCCGCACAGCGTCCGCTCTGGATACTCGAAGACGAACGCAATCCGAGCGAGGATTATGAGACGacaacgcggcgtatacgtTATGCGTCGCAGCGTCAAGATCGCCAGCTGCCGTTGCGCATTGTGGTGCGACCAGATGCAGCGCCTCCGCCGTTGCCACCACGCCTGCCACATCGTGTGCAGCTGCCCAGCCACTATGTGCCAcatcaccagcaacaacaacagcagcgtcgCCACAAGTCCATGTTCCGGCCACGCAATGAGCAAAGACGCCGCCAGCCGCAATCGCTGCCTGTGTTCGACAATGCACCCGGAGACAATGCTTTATCCGCCACCAGCTATCCGATCTTTGTGTACAACGGCACCAAGGGTGAGCTGCTGGTCAACACCATGCTCAGTGCACAGCGATATCCGATGCAGGAACCAGTGCCTGGTCAAGTTTTGTATCCGCCATCGACGCCGATGTTTCGACCGAAGCCGCTGGTCGAACGTTTTCGTGTGCCCAAGCAGCGACAGTTGCTCAACTTGACGCTGATTCCATTCTATGCACATGAAGCGATCACGCTGGCACCGCCACCAGCCACAAGCACAAGTCCAagcacaacgacaaccacatCGACtgcagcaaccacaaccacagcaactACCTTGGCTGCCACCCCGACAACTGCGGTTGCTGTAGCCTCGGTTGCAGCGCCAGAGATGACAACGGCGCCAACGAACAGTGTCACGACGCCACTGCCACGCCCCTATGAAACACAATTGCCGCCCAGCAAGCGACGGCGACATCCCAAGAAGACGAAGCACTACAATGCGTATCGCTCGCCACAGGAAGTGGTGCAACGTCCGCCGGTGTTGCGTACCTCACACGCCTTGGCCGCACCCAACAATCATcggcagcatcatcatcatcatcagcagacGCAGACAAGCAGCTTCGATCATGCGCTGTTGGCTGACGATGAGCTCCAATCGGAGATGCTGGACGAGGAGCAAGTGGAGGAGCAAGAGCAGGATCTGAGCGAGGAAGTGCCGCTGGAGGAGAACCACAGCAGCGGAAGCAGCTCTTTGCAGATAGTTTACATGGACGACAGTCTGGaggcaaccagcagcagcacagtgGTGCCTAGCACAGTGGTGCAAAGACAGAGTTCACGCTATTCCCTAAAGCGTGAGTACTTTGCATTTCCCGTCTATACTTTAGGCAAGCTGCTCCAAGATCCGAGCAGCGACAAGGTCAAAATGGGGCACATTGTCGAACTGGGCGACTCCTCGGAGCCAGGTGACACCTGGTTCATAATGAATTCACG CTATAAGGGACCGCATCGCAATGCCCAGAACAagagccaaagcaactatTATACCTCGAAGTATGTGCAGAATTCCAAAGGTACGAGGACATAG
- the LOC133848237 gene encoding mitochondrial 2-oxodicarboxylate carrier → MSEAAPSISTGKRAAFQVMAGGSAGFLEVCLMQPLDVVKTRMQLQCTPAAAALSSEATYNGVIDCFVKMHRQEGVLSFWKGLLPPILAETPKRAIKFLVFEQTKPLFQFGSPTPTPLTFSLAGLTAGTLEAIAVNPFEVVKVAQQADRQKKTASSFSVARDIINRDGFGRRGLLKGVTATIGRNGTFNMVYFGFYHSVKNIVPQYKDETLEFLRKVIIGFTSGTLACFINIPFDVAKSRIQGPQPVANQIKYHGTFRSIGIVYREEGFRALYKGLVPKIMRLGPGGAIMLLAFDYVYEYLLANHS, encoded by the exons atgaGCGAAGCAGCACCGAGCATATCAACCGGCAAGCGAGCTGCCTTCCAGGTGATGGCTGGCGGCTCTGCCGGATTCCTTGAGGTGTGCCTCATGCAACCGCTGGATGTGGTCAAGACACGCATGCAACTCCAGTGCACACCCGCAGCTGCCGCACTGTCCAGCGAG GCAACTTACAATGGCGTTATCGACTGTTTCGTCAAGATGCATCGCCAGGAAGGAGTTTTATCCTTTTGGAAGGGTCTTTTGCCGCCCATTCTGGCCGAGACGCCAAAGAGAGCCATTAAGTTTCTGGTCTTCGAGCAGACAAAACCATTATTCCAGTTCGGctcaccaacaccaacaccgtTGACATTTTCGCTGGCCGGTTTGACAGCTGGCACCCTGGAAGCCATTGCCGTGAATCCCTTTGAGGTGGTCAAGGTGGCACAGCAGGCGGATCGTCAGAAGAAGACGGCATCCTCGTTCAGTGTGGCACGCGATATAATCAATCGCGATGGTTTCGGCAGGCGGGGACTGCTGAAAGGCGTGACTGCGACAATTGGTCGCAACGGCACCTTCAACATGGTCTACTTTGGTTTCTATCACTCGGTCAAGAACATTGTGCCGCAGTACAAAGATGAGACTCTAGAGTTCCTGCGTAAGGTCATCATTGGCTTCACATCGGGCACATTGGCCTGCTTCATCAATATACCGTTCGATGTGGCCAAGTCGCGTATTCAGGGACCACAGCCGGTGGCCAATCAGATCAAATATCACGGCACTTTCCGCTCCATTGGCATTGTGTATCGCGAGGAAGGATTCCGTGCTCTCTACAAGGGTCTAGTGCCAAAGATTATGCGTCTGGGACCCGGTGGTGCTATCATGCTGCTCGCCTTCGACTATGTCTACGAATATCTGTTGGCGAACCACTCCTAG